In the genome of Cronobacter malonaticus LMG 23826, one region contains:
- the apt gene encoding adenine phosphoribosyltransferase — translation MTATAQQLEYLKNSIKSIQDYPKPGILFRDVTSLLEDPKAYALSIELLVERYKNAGITKVVGTEARGFLFGAPVALALGVGFVPVRKPRKLPRETIAESYELEYGTDQLEIHVDAIKPGDKVLVVDDLLATGGTIEATVKLIRRLGGEVTDAAFIINLFDIGGEERLNKQGITCYSLVPFPGH, via the coding sequence ATGACCGCAACTGCGCAGCAGCTTGAATATCTTAAAAATAGCATCAAAAGCATTCAGGATTACCCGAAGCCGGGCATTCTCTTTCGTGACGTCACCAGCCTGCTGGAAGACCCTAAAGCCTATGCGCTGAGCATCGAACTGTTAGTGGAGCGCTATAAAAACGCGGGCATCACGAAGGTGGTGGGCACCGAAGCGCGTGGTTTCCTGTTCGGCGCGCCGGTCGCGCTGGCGCTGGGCGTGGGTTTTGTCCCGGTGCGCAAGCCGCGTAAGCTGCCGCGTGAAACGATCGCAGAAAGCTACGAGCTGGAGTACGGCACCGATCAGCTGGAGATCCACGTTGACGCGATCAAGCCTGGCGATAAAGTGCTGGTGGTCGACGATCTGCTGGCGACCGGCGGCACCATTGAAGCCACCGTGAAGCTTATCCGTCGTCTGGGCGGCGAAGTGACCGACGCGGCGTTTATCATTAATCTGTTCGACATCGGCGGCGAAGAACGCCTCAACAAGCAGGGCATTACCTGCTACAGCCTCGTGCCGTTCCCGGGCCACTGA
- a CDS encoding DUF454 family protein, which produces MQRTILLILGWLAVVLATLGVVLPLLPTTPFLLLAAWCFARSSPRFHHWLLYRSWFGGYLRHWQQHRAMPPGAKPRAILFILATFAISLWLVKIFWVRILLLFILCGLLIFMWRIPVVDEKQQNG; this is translated from the coding sequence ATGCAAAGGACTATATTACTCATCCTGGGGTGGCTGGCGGTAGTGCTGGCGACACTCGGCGTGGTGCTGCCGCTTCTGCCAACGACGCCGTTTCTGCTGCTGGCCGCCTGGTGTTTTGCGCGTTCATCGCCGCGTTTTCACCACTGGCTGCTCTACCGCTCGTGGTTTGGTGGTTATCTTCGCCACTGGCAGCAGCACCGCGCGATGCCGCCTGGTGCCAAACCGCGCGCGATTCTTTTTATTCTCGCCACGTTTGCTATCTCACTGTGGCTGGTAAAGATTTTCTGGGTGCGTATTCTGCTGTTATTTATTCTTTGCGGGCTGCTGATTTTCATGTGGCGCATTCCGGTGGTTGATGAAAAACAACAAAACGGGTAA
- the priC gene encoding primosomal replication protein PriC yields MRTPLLLQSLKTRVATLRELIGPLASQRHFSPRFDKQLFSCRGARLGDYLAETEESLTRLEAAVKQSDAVRVAWLAERLAAQIEALQREAATATLRRHENAHLPGGRLHARLAEYQEYERRLLAMKNERKQRHAERHDPQLAREITALDERLTRCRTAIARTERALERITR; encoded by the coding sequence ATGAGAACCCCCCTATTATTACAATCGCTGAAGACCCGTGTCGCCACGCTGCGCGAGCTTATCGGACCGCTCGCCTCACAGCGCCACTTTTCACCGCGCTTCGACAAACAACTCTTTTCATGCCGCGGCGCGCGGCTCGGTGACTATCTGGCGGAAACCGAAGAGAGCCTCACGCGCCTTGAGGCGGCGGTAAAACAGAGTGACGCGGTGCGCGTGGCGTGGCTTGCCGAACGGCTCGCGGCACAAATCGAGGCGTTACAGCGTGAAGCGGCCACCGCCACGCTGCGTCGCCATGAGAACGCGCATTTGCCCGGCGGTCGGCTGCATGCAAGGCTTGCGGAGTATCAGGAATATGAACGTCGCCTGCTGGCGATGAAAAACGAGCGCAAGCAGCGCCATGCTGAGCGGCATGATCCGCAACTGGCGCGTGAAATCACCGCGCTTGACGAGCGCCTTACGCGCTGTCGCACGGCTATCGCCCGCACCGAGCGCGCGCTGGAGCGCATTACGCGCTGA
- the rsmS gene encoding pleiotropic regulatory protein RsmS yields MSLEQAPDEVKLAVDLIMLLENHDIAPQTVLAALEIVRNDYLRKLAEAEQ; encoded by the coding sequence ATGTCGCTGGAACAAGCCCCTGACGAGGTCAAGCTCGCGGTCGATTTGATTATGCTGCTGGAGAATCATGACATTGCGCCGCAGACGGTGCTGGCGGCGCTGGAGATTGTGCGTAACGACTATCTGCGCAAGCTTGCCGAAGCAGAACAGTAA
- the mscK gene encoding mechanosensitive channel MscK: MFGALLSVAAQAASVSGDLPSRADVQSQLDALGKQKNHSAQDKLAIEDLTATLETLDKIDRIKQETVQLRQQVLQAPEKMRQATDNLSALQNQDSDEVVRQTLKNLSLRQLESRVTSVLDDLQTAQNDLATYNSQLVSLQTQPERVQNAMYNASQQLQQIRNRLNGTAPGEEALRPSQQTLLLAQQALLNAQIEQQRKSLEGNTVLQDALQKQRDYTTAHINRLEHQLQLLQEAVNSKRLTLTEKTAQEAIAPEDASSIQNNPLVRQELEVNHQLSQRLIDATQSGNTLVQQNIRVKNWLDRALQSERNLKEQISVLKGSLLLSRILYQQQQTLPSADELEDMTNRIADLRLEQFEVNQQRDALFQNDAFVEKLEEGHKSEINDDVHDALLQVVDMRRELLDQLNKQLGNQLMMAINLQINQQQLMSVSKNLQEMLTQQIFWVNSNKPMDWEWLKAFPQALHDQLKSMKITFNWEKAWPAMLKALLAGLPLLLIAVLIRWRFGWLRQYLNKLAGEVGQLRNDSQLHTPKAILINLIRALPVCLIILAAGLILYVMQLNISDLLWAFSKELAVFWLVFGLCWRVLEKDGMAVSHFNMPATLTSHWRRQIVRVSLALLPLLFWSVLAELSPLHLMDDVLGQSMIFLNLLLISALVWPMCRDSWRDKESHTMRLVTVTVLSIVPVALLVLTATGYFYTTLRLAGRWIDTVYLVIIWNLLYQTVLRGLSVAARRIAYRRAVARRQNMVKEGAEGAEPVEETSLALDQVNQQTLRITMLVMFALFGVVFWAIWSDLITVFAYLDSIVLWHYNGTEAGAAVTKNVTLGSILFAVVAFMVAWALIRNLPGLLEVLVLSRLKMRQGASYAITTILNYVIIAAGAMTVFGSLGVSWDKLQWLAAALSVGLGFGLQEIFGNFVSGLIILFERPVRIGDTVTIGTFSGTVSKIRIRATTITDFDRKEVIIPNKAFVTERLINWSLTDTITRVVIRIGVAYGSDLDKVREILLKAAMDHPKVMHDPEPAVFFTTFGPSSLDHELRLYVRELRDRSYTVDELNRTIDRLCRENNIDIAFNQLEVHLHNNNGETHTEVKRDLRSDNDGEANAKA, from the coding sequence CGCTGAAAAATCTGTCGCTGCGCCAGCTGGAGTCGCGCGTGACGTCAGTGCTCGACGACCTGCAAACCGCGCAGAACGATCTGGCGACGTACAACAGCCAGCTGGTGTCGCTACAGACCCAGCCGGAGCGCGTCCAGAACGCAATGTACAACGCTTCGCAGCAGCTTCAGCAGATCCGCAACCGTCTGAACGGTACCGCGCCTGGCGAAGAGGCGCTGCGCCCGTCGCAGCAGACGCTTCTGCTTGCGCAGCAGGCGTTGCTGAACGCGCAGATTGAACAGCAGCGCAAAAGTCTGGAAGGCAACACGGTATTGCAGGACGCGCTTCAGAAACAGCGCGACTACACCACCGCGCATATCAACCGTCTTGAGCATCAGCTACAGCTGTTGCAGGAGGCGGTGAACAGCAAACGCCTGACGCTGACCGAGAAAACCGCGCAGGAGGCGATTGCCCCGGAAGACGCCTCCAGCATTCAGAACAACCCGCTGGTGCGCCAGGAGCTGGAGGTCAACCATCAGCTCAGCCAGCGCCTGATCGACGCGACCCAGAGCGGCAACACGCTGGTGCAGCAGAACATCCGGGTGAAGAACTGGCTCGACCGCGCGCTGCAATCCGAGCGCAACCTCAAAGAGCAAATCTCCGTGCTGAAAGGCAGCCTGCTGCTGTCGCGCATTCTGTATCAGCAACAGCAGACGCTGCCGTCCGCCGATGAACTGGAAGATATGACCAACCGCATCGCGGATCTGCGTCTTGAACAGTTCGAGGTGAACCAGCAGCGCGACGCCCTGTTCCAGAACGACGCCTTCGTCGAGAAGCTGGAAGAGGGGCACAAAAGCGAAATCAACGACGACGTACACGACGCGCTGTTGCAGGTGGTCGATATGCGCCGCGAACTGCTGGATCAGCTCAACAAGCAGCTCGGTAACCAGCTGATGATGGCGATTAACCTGCAAATTAATCAGCAGCAGTTGATGAGCGTCAGTAAGAATCTTCAGGAGATGCTGACCCAGCAGATCTTCTGGGTGAACAGTAATAAACCGATGGACTGGGAATGGTTGAAAGCCTTCCCGCAGGCGCTGCACGATCAGTTGAAGTCGATGAAAATCACCTTTAACTGGGAGAAAGCCTGGCCCGCGATGTTAAAAGCGCTGCTGGCGGGGCTGCCGCTGCTACTCATTGCGGTGCTTATCCGCTGGCGTTTCGGTTGGCTGCGCCAGTACCTCAATAAGCTTGCGGGCGAAGTGGGGCAACTGCGCAACGACAGCCAGTTACACACGCCAAAAGCGATTCTGATAAACCTCATCCGCGCGCTGCCGGTCTGTCTGATTATTCTGGCGGCGGGGCTTATCCTTTACGTGATGCAGTTGAACATCAGCGATCTGCTCTGGGCGTTCAGTAAAGAGCTGGCGGTGTTCTGGCTGGTCTTCGGCCTCTGCTGGCGCGTGCTGGAAAAAGACGGCATGGCGGTCAGCCACTTCAATATGCCGGCCACGCTGACCAGCCACTGGCGTCGTCAGATAGTGCGGGTCAGCCTGGCGCTGCTTCCGTTACTGTTCTGGTCGGTGCTGGCCGAACTCTCACCGCTGCATCTGATGGATGACGTGCTCGGCCAGAGCATGATTTTCCTGAACCTGCTGTTAATCAGCGCCCTGGTGTGGCCGATGTGCCGCGACAGCTGGCGTGATAAAGAGTCGCACACCATGCGGCTGGTCACGGTGACGGTGCTGTCCATTGTGCCGGTCGCGCTGCTGGTGCTGACCGCGACGGGCTATTTCTATACCACGCTGCGTCTCGCCGGGCGCTGGATAGATACCGTTTATCTGGTGATTATCTGGAACCTGCTCTATCAGACCGTGTTGCGCGGCCTAAGCGTCGCGGCGCGCCGCATTGCGTATCGCCGCGCGGTGGCCCGCCGTCAGAATATGGTGAAAGAAGGCGCCGAAGGGGCTGAGCCGGTGGAAGAAACTTCGCTGGCGCTCGATCAGGTGAACCAGCAGACGTTGCGTATCACCATGCTGGTGATGTTCGCGCTGTTCGGCGTGGTGTTCTGGGCTATCTGGTCTGATTTAATCACCGTCTTTGCCTATCTCGACAGCATTGTGCTGTGGCACTACAACGGTACCGAAGCCGGCGCGGCGGTTACGAAAAACGTGACGCTCGGCAGCATTCTGTTCGCGGTGGTGGCGTTTATGGTCGCCTGGGCGCTGATTCGCAACTTACCAGGCCTGCTGGAAGTGCTGGTGCTCTCGCGCCTGAAAATGCGCCAGGGCGCGTCGTACGCGATTACGACCATCCTGAACTACGTGATTATCGCGGCGGGCGCGATGACCGTGTTCGGCTCGCTCGGCGTGTCGTGGGATAAACTGCAATGGCTGGCGGCGGCGCTGTCGGTGGGTCTCGGTTTCGGCCTCCAGGAGATCTTCGGTAACTTTGTTTCTGGCCTGATTATCCTGTTTGAGCGTCCGGTGCGTATCGGCGATACCGTTACCATCGGCACGTTCTCGGGTACGGTCAGCAAAATCCGCATCCGCGCCACGACCATCACCGATTTTGACCGTAAAGAAGTCATTATTCCGAACAAAGCGTTTGTGACGGAGCGTCTGATCAACTGGTCGCTGACGGATACCATTACCCGCGTGGTGATCCGTATTGGCGTGGCGTATGGATCGGATCTCGACAAAGTGCGCGAGATCTTACTGAAAGCGGCAATGGATCATCCGAAAGTGATGCACGATCCGGAACCGGCGGTGTTCTTTACCACCTTCGGCCCAAGTTCGCTCGATCACGAACTGCGTCTTTATGTGCGTGAACTGCGCGACCGCAGCTATACCGTGGATGAGCTGAACCGCACCATCGACAGACTGTGCCGTGAAAATAACATCGATATCGCCTTCAACCAGCTGGAAGTGCATCTGCATAACAACAACGGCGAAACGCACACCGAAGTGAAGCGCGATTTACGCAGTGATAATGACGGCGAGGCGAACGCCAAAGCCTGA